From Alteromonas australica, one genomic window encodes:
- a CDS encoding restriction endonuclease yields MKFSDWRAYQNEVAAFFRRQGCNAEVEKIVQGVRAKHEVDVHVKFHRSGIECTWVVECKLWKTKVPKEKVMALKSIVDDVGADRGIIVSEKGFQSGALDAVRDTNITLVTSIEEFERTASTNSSEEQLIYSDSGNGMVIYKFPDDSKPQHLLRYGELIVSANWGSGTISIVDPKKRTIVRTIELDRYESKSSRTGKRVIRKHPAGDMAIAEGRLFVGQVFSDFLLVIDIETHSIVKRIYLPGGGEGQIAVSPDEKSIYFASNKENQFYIIDSATYKFEPISYPLGGRGCMSLSADPGGRIIYIGVQRGGKLNGVSYFGGNCFVAVYDLSRKEYLKTLYLAEINNGRSDDATPACIEIDPQDQKIYIGMFQSMRGVCVVDSNSYEVCADIRFQKGAHNKHFNWVDPLSVKVYENYLLSLNRNNCELAVLDKTSLEVIETFYLGEAPNGPRDLEIISDEVIISYPERNGLIILDIEATSLNKSKQPTANVAAD; encoded by the coding sequence TTGAAATTTTCAGATTGGCGTGCATATCAAAACGAAGTTGCTGCTTTCTTTAGAAGGCAAGGCTGCAACGCCGAAGTGGAAAAAATAGTACAAGGTGTACGAGCAAAGCATGAAGTCGATGTGCATGTGAAATTTCATCGTTCGGGTATTGAATGCACCTGGGTCGTTGAATGCAAGCTTTGGAAAACTAAAGTGCCTAAAGAAAAGGTTATGGCGCTAAAGTCAATCGTGGATGATGTGGGTGCGGACCGAGGAATTATTGTTAGTGAAAAAGGATTTCAATCTGGAGCACTAGATGCAGTCCGAGATACAAATATCACTCTCGTCACATCAATAGAAGAATTTGAGAGAACTGCATCAACCAATTCCAGCGAAGAGCAGCTTATCTATTCTGATAGCGGAAATGGTATGGTGATCTATAAGTTCCCAGATGACTCAAAGCCCCAACACTTATTGAGATATGGAGAGCTTATAGTTTCAGCTAATTGGGGAAGCGGAACAATATCAATCGTAGATCCAAAAAAACGAACGATAGTTAGAACTATTGAACTAGACAGATATGAATCAAAATCTTCAAGAACCGGTAAGCGTGTTATTCGAAAACATCCGGCTGGAGATATGGCTATAGCTGAAGGGAGACTTTTTGTTGGCCAAGTATTCTCGGACTTTCTGCTTGTAATTGATATTGAAACTCATTCTATTGTAAAGCGCATTTATCTCCCCGGAGGCGGAGAGGGACAAATAGCCGTATCTCCTGATGAAAAATCCATCTATTTTGCAAGTAATAAAGAAAATCAGTTTTATATAATAGATAGTGCTACCTATAAATTTGAACCTATTAGTTACCCATTAGGTGGACGTGGCTGCATGTCCTTATCCGCAGACCCAGGCGGTAGGATTATATATATTGGGGTACAGCGTGGAGGGAAGCTAAATGGAGTTTCATATTTTGGTGGAAATTGCTTTGTGGCAGTCTATGATCTTTCTCGGAAAGAATATTTGAAAACTCTATACCTCGCAGAGATCAATAATGGGCGTTCAGATGATGCAACTCCGGCTTGTATAGAGATCGATCCACAAGATCAAAAAATATACATAGGTATGTTTCAGTCAATGCGAGGGGTTTGCGTTGTCGATTCCAATTCTTATGAGGTTTGTGCTGACATTAGATTTCAGAAAGGCGCCCATAATAAACACTTCAATTGGGTCGATCCTTTATCTGTTAAAGTTTATGAAAACTACCTCCTTTCATTGAATAGAAACAATTGCGAACTAGCCGTGCTAGACAAAACATCTCTCGAAGTTATTGAGACCTTTTATCTAGGGGAGGCGCCAAATGGCCCGCGAGACCTCGAAATTATTAGCGATGAGGTGATTATCAGCTACCCCGAACGAAATGGCCTAATCATATTGGATATCGAAGCAACGTCACTTAACAAATCAAAGCAACCGACCGCTAACGTGGCGGCTGATTGA
- a CDS encoding AlbA family DNA-binding domain-containing protein, whose product MPLADNHVQQLIINPVESLSLELKDWIDPNTKEGQSKIVKALIAMRNNNGGYLLIGFNDADGSPNPNGPDNVSELFHVDIIQGLISRFSSEAFEISVHYPVLDDNTFVVVEAPSGVKSPVATKSGLQEGDRHFIRAHKVIIRSLSSNNTPSTTEAKWSDWPSIVEKCFDNREADVGRFLRRHLTSLSGEHLSELIQTLRGIETPEENNDTPAEFIEESYGRFQTVVGERNLTLPAFGSYEVAAVVTGEINEHTTNVNFLNLLASSNPRYTGWPVWCDSRSFTDDSARPFVFDGYWEALIVSLDRGFGDHIDYWRLSPDGKFYLHRALQDDVGGGDRTPAAGTVLDFALMILRIAECVVVAIEFAKSLGASETSNVSFTFRWKGLQGRSLSSWANPNRMLSWSAVAHQDTLTTNITVPVDTAISAYSGYIHQVITPLFQVFSGFEINESVTEDLVRRLVERRL is encoded by the coding sequence ATGCCGTTAGCAGATAACCATGTTCAACAGTTGATAATCAATCCTGTTGAGAGCCTTTCGTTAGAGTTAAAGGATTGGATTGATCCGAATACTAAAGAGGGACAGTCAAAAATAGTTAAAGCATTAATCGCAATGAGAAATAATAACGGAGGTTATTTACTTATTGGTTTTAATGATGCAGACGGAAGTCCAAACCCTAACGGGCCTGACAATGTCAGTGAGCTTTTCCATGTCGATATTATCCAAGGGCTTATATCTCGGTTTTCTTCAGAGGCATTCGAGATAAGTGTCCACTACCCTGTGTTAGACGATAATACGTTCGTTGTTGTTGAAGCGCCATCAGGAGTTAAATCTCCAGTAGCAACAAAGTCAGGGCTTCAAGAAGGCGATCGACATTTTATAAGAGCACATAAAGTCATAATACGCTCGTTGAGTTCTAATAACACTCCTAGTACAACAGAAGCTAAATGGTCAGACTGGCCCTCAATTGTCGAAAAATGTTTTGATAATAGAGAAGCTGATGTGGGGCGGTTTTTAAGACGTCACTTAACAAGTTTGTCAGGTGAACATTTATCAGAACTAATTCAAACTTTAAGAGGAATTGAGACCCCTGAAGAAAACAATGATACGCCCGCTGAATTTATTGAAGAATCATATGGGAGATTTCAAACAGTTGTAGGTGAGCGCAATTTAACCTTGCCAGCATTTGGAAGCTACGAAGTAGCTGCTGTTGTAACAGGCGAGATAAATGAGCACACAACTAATGTAAACTTTTTAAATTTATTGGCTTCTAGCAACCCAAGATATACAGGATGGCCAGTATGGTGTGATAGTCGTTCTTTTACTGATGATTCTGCAAGGCCATTTGTTTTCGATGGATACTGGGAAGCACTAATCGTAAGTCTGGATAGAGGCTTTGGTGATCATATTGACTATTGGCGTTTGAGCCCTGATGGTAAATTTTATTTACATAGGGCATTACAAGATGATGTTGGTGGGGGAGATAGGACACCTGCGGCTGGCACTGTGCTCGACTTTGCATTGATGATTTTGAGAATTGCAGAATGTGTAGTTGTAGCAATTGAGTTCGCGAAATCTTTAGGGGCTTCAGAAACGTCAAATGTTAGTTTTACTTTCAGATGGAAAGGGTTACAAGGCAGAAGCCTAAGTTCATGGGCAAACCCTAATAGAATGTTATCTTGGTCAGCAGTTGCGCATCAAGATACTTTAACTACGAATATAACTGTACCTGTCGATACAGCTATAAGTGCTTATTCAGGCTATATACATCAAGTAATTACACCACTATTTCAAGTGTTCAGCGGCTTCGAAATTAATGAAAGTGTAACTGAAGACCTCGTACGGCGCTTAGTTGAGAGACGACTATGA
- a CDS encoding serine hydrolase → MTLLMSSAVSGNPFRIGNEDYLTVEEFHVLVKTLPLAHAPDIKWHYGNIGYVLLAILIDEVSGKTLRERLLTTMFKEP, encoded by the coding sequence ATGACCTTATTGATGTCTTCCGCTGTATCGGGTAACCCGTTTCGTATTGGCAATGAAGACTATCTTACGGTGGAAGAGTTTCACGTTCTTGTTAAAACGTTGCCTCTTGCCCATGCGCCAGACATTAAATGGCACTATGGCAACATAGGCTATGTGCTGTTAGCTATTCTAATTGACGAAGTGAGCGGAAAAACGCTACGAGAAAGGTTGCTTACAACGATGTTTAAAGAACCCTGA
- a CDS encoding dioxygenase family protein produces the protein MTLERDNKTTLKRRRFIKTAAGLTLAPIAIGLWGCGSSDSNSTTSDTNGSTGSDDSTDNGSDTSTDGWASGGTASMVSDFPDDSLFESSSVCSVALTGAQTEGPCYFQSDYLDDISEEQTGLPMMLCLQLIDESCNPLSGYEIEVWHCDVDGIYSGDTSDSADSSNFNSSFCTDNESDALSAKWFRGIAVTDSSGRVNLKSCFPGWYSSRAIHIHFRIRRNNNDQLISQFGFTDAFCQDICTNHVDYSHHGEPDTLLGQDTVFGSDYNDYLFDIEQNEDGSLLAYKRIIISE, from the coding sequence ATGACCTTAGAGCGAGATAATAAAACAACATTGAAGAGACGTCGTTTCATTAAAACGGCAGCTGGACTTACCCTAGCGCCTATCGCTATTGGCTTATGGGGTTGCGGTAGCTCTGATTCTAATTCCACCACTTCTGACACAAATGGTTCCACTGGGTCTGACGATAGCACCGATAATGGCAGTGATACGAGTACCGATGGCTGGGCAAGTGGCGGCACTGCCTCAATGGTATCTGACTTCCCAGATGATTCTTTGTTCGAGAGCAGTTCAGTATGCAGCGTTGCGCTAACTGGCGCGCAAACGGAAGGCCCTTGCTATTTTCAAAGTGACTATCTTGATGATATCTCCGAAGAGCAAACCGGGCTACCGATGATGTTGTGTCTTCAGCTTATCGATGAAAGTTGTAATCCGCTTTCTGGCTACGAAATTGAAGTATGGCACTGTGATGTTGACGGTATTTATTCTGGTGATACAAGTGACAGTGCGGACAGCAGCAATTTTAATTCCTCTTTCTGTACCGACAATGAATCTGACGCACTGAGCGCCAAATGGTTTCGAGGCATTGCGGTAACAGATTCCAGCGGCAGAGTTAATCTAAAAAGTTGCTTCCCTGGTTGGTATAGCAGTAGAGCAATACATATTCACTTCCGCATTCGTCGCAATAACAATGATCAGTTGATTTCTCAGTTCGGCTTTACTGACGCGTTTTGTCAGGACATTTGTACTAATCATGTTGACTACAGTCATCATGGAGAGCCTGATACATTGCTAGGGCAAGATACGGTTTTTGGCAGTGACTATAACGATTACCTGTTCGATATAGAACAGAATGAAGACGGCTCATTACTTGCCTATAAACGTATTATTATTAGCGAATAA